Proteins encoded within one genomic window of Planctomycetota bacterium:
- a CDS encoding tetratricopeptide repeat protein codes for MVKDCERFKADITDYARGESKYVKNMDALLTHLKECEACREKYFDLEAIFDGLKEAYYQPSSEFLKRMEEIKAMARKGPPPEKELTETQKKMRQGIGLYKAEKWFDAAKIFDELSKEEPKNSDVWYHLGLVHQKMNMTGEALVAFNKAIELNPNDADAYYHRSEVKYELAPWGDEDDVKAMLKETIKDLSQAIYLNPDYIEAYYGRAMVYDALGEFETAIDAFSELIDRDDKNHLAYFYRGMNYIYTRSLKQAQRDFLKVIELTPDSYSAYHNLGIAYALQGDFQKAAAEFKTALMINPEYQPAKETLQMAEEKLRMDKMREKIMEAISKVKVKDKKKGRTKETVTEKKLKDRVKELETENKMLKEFNQKLMATISGHGETAYKPEAMSQITPLPVFTKRESIIFSPKRL; via the coding sequence TTGCTCACGCACCTCAAAGAGTGTGAGGCGTGCCGGGAGAAATACTTCGACCTTGAAGCTATTTTCGACGGGTTGAAAGAGGCATACTATCAGCCTTCGTCGGAATTCCTGAAACGGATGGAAGAGATAAAGGCGATGGCGAGGAAAGGCCCTCCGCCTGAGAAAGAACTGACCGAAACTCAGAAAAAGATGAGGCAGGGAATAGGATTATACAAAGCTGAAAAGTGGTTCGATGCGGCAAAGATATTTGACGAACTTTCAAAGGAAGAGCCGAAGAACTCCGATGTCTGGTATCATTTGGGATTAGTGCACCAAAAGATGAATATGACAGGCGAGGCGTTGGTGGCTTTCAATAAAGCCATAGAATTAAATCCCAACGACGCCGACGCCTATTATCACCGCTCAGAGGTTAAGTATGAGCTTGCTCCGTGGGGTGATGAGGATGATGTGAAAGCGATGCTTAAAGAGACTATTAAAGATCTTTCTCAGGCGATATATCTTAATCCCGATTATATTGAGGCGTATTACGGACGGGCGATGGTTTACGACGCGCTGGGCGAATTCGAAACCGCCATTGATGCATTCTCCGAGTTAATAGACCGCGACGATAAAAACCATCTGGCTTATTTCTACCGGGGAATGAATTATATTTACACCCGGTCGCTCAAACAGGCACAGCGTGATTTCCTTAAGGTGATAGAGCTGACGCCCGATTCATACTCTGCTTACCACAATCTGGGCATTGCCTATGCGTTACAAGGCGATTTCCAAAAGGCCGCGGCGGAATTTAAGACCGCGCTTATGATAAACCCGGAATACCAGCCGGCAAAGGAAACGCTCCAGATGGCCGAAGAAAAACTAAGGATGGATAAGATGCGGGAAAAGATTATGGAAGCGATATCCAAAGTAAAAGTGAAGGATAAAAAGAAGGGTAGAACAAAAGAGACCGTTACAGAAAAGAAACTAAAAGACAGGGTAAAAGAATTAGAGACGGAAAATAAGATGCTCAAGGAATTCAACCAGAAACTCATGGCGACCATAAGCGGGCATGGCGAAACGGCTTACAAGCCTGAGGCAATGTCACAGATAACACCATTACCTGTATTTACCAAGCGTGAAAGTATTATCTTTTCTCCTAAAAGGTTATAG